A segment of the Pongo abelii isolate AG06213 chromosome 16, NHGRI_mPonAbe1-v2.0_pri, whole genome shotgun sequence genome:
TGGACAACCCATTAGCTCAGAGCCACCAGTAATCAGACTACCACTGCAATCTAAGCAACCGATTTTTCTTCCCCATCAGATTAGCAAAAATTAAGATAAGCATCTATTGATGTTGAAGCTGTAGGGAGTTTTCCTGAGCAAGTTAATTATGACAGCCCTTTTTGCTAGGCTAGACGATTCATCGATTTAAAATACCCATGCACTTGAAGGAGTTATCTGGTTTATTTCCTTACCTGGGTGCTGGTTATGTGAGGTGTACAGTTGATGAAAACTTATTAAGCTTTATAATAGGTACAATTTTCTGTATATGTAGTATATTTCAAGTTTTAAACATATGTCGTTTGCCACAGCCTGCAGCTGTGTATAATGCTATTCGCTTAACAGTGGAAAACATGGCAACGACCTGAATCCCCCTGGCTCCCGGGATCCTACCCCCTTAagttaaacaaatgaaataacttcCACTGTCTTTCCTAATGTCTTAATTCGGTCCTCAGTTAAACCTGCGGTTGGCGCCAGTTTTTTCCAGGGAAGGATTCTGGGAGACGGAGGAGGAGACGCCAGCATTTCGCCTCCGGCACCTCCAGCGGGCTGCCGGCCGCTCCCAGCCTCACTCAATCAGGCCCCGCCCTCCCAGAGGACGTTAGTCCAAGTCACGTGATCGTCGACTCAGCTGACCCTGCGGACCGGAAAAAGAAATTCCGGGGCCCTGGTTTCTTGGCGCGATGGTGAGGCACCAGGGGCTAAGCCAGGCTTGGGCTGCTGGAGCGGGAATGAGGGGGCGCCAGTGGCTCCGGAAACTGGGGGAGGTTGTACTGGCCTCTCCGCAAACACAGTGTGTGCGGCGTGAGGGCTGCGGGTCTGGTAGGGAAAAGTCCACCGCTCTCCCGCTCCCGAGACGGAGAGGGGCGGGGGTAGGGGGCGGGTAAGACAGCGCAGGCCGGCCGGCTTAGAGTCCCGGTGCTTCCCTGGCGGAAGGAAGGGCCCCTGCCTCCCGGGGCAGACTAGGGCTTGTCTGGAGCTGGGAGTCCTTTCAGGTCTTCCCCATCCCCAAGAGGACCTCCCAAGGATacccccttccccagccctgctgtGGGGGTTTGTTCAAGAAGGTGCTTAGAATCAGTATCGCTCTTGCACACTGTTAGGAAGCCCCTCCGCTCTTTCCAGAGCCAGAAAGTAGTAGTTTGGGGGTTGAgacttatccatccatccatccatccatccatccgtagGTTCTAAGCGCCTAGTCTATACCATGAAGTGTACTAGGCACTGGGAGGACTTGAGCTGCCAAGGGAAGGGGAAATCGGAGGCTTGAACTGGAGTCATAGTTAAGGCTCCAGGGGCAGAGACCTAACTGCGCCTTGTGTGTAGTGCTGAGGGGGCTCCCTGAGGATGCCTTCAACCTTAAAGGCGGATGGCAGGAGCTGGCTGGCTGAAGTACAGTTTGTGTACCAGGGGTTGGGAGGCAAGGGTGGGAGACGTGTGTCTTCAGacagggaacagcatgtgcagagACTTCAGGTGAGAGGGAGCATGGCTCCCCAGGAATGAATGCATTTCCCATAGCTGGGAGAGTATCATCTGGAGGTTAGGGAAGATGAGGCTGGACAAGAACAAATCTTCCTGGCTCTTggatcaccacaatcaagataacaTATCCACCTGCCTCCATAATTTCCTTGTATGAGGGGCTATTTTAAGAAGTATAATCAAGAAGGGCtgttctggccgggtgcagtggctcacgcttgtaatcctagcactttgggagagtgaagagggtggatcacctgaggtcaggagttcgagaccagcatggccatggcactccagcctgggcaacagagggagactctgtcttatttttttattttttaaaaaaagaagggctGCTCTGATGTGTCACTTAAAGGATAGCAAGCCactggccaggcgccgtggctcaggcctgtaataccagcactttgagaggctgaggggggcggatcacctgaggtcaggagttcgagaccagcctggctaacatggtgaaaccctgtctctactaaaaatacaaaattagccgggtgtggtggcacatgcctgtaatcccagctacttgggaggctgaggcaggagaatcatttgaacctgggaagcggagtttGCGGTGggccaaggtcacgccattgcactccagcctggggaacaagagtgaaactgtctcaaaaaaaaaaaaaaaaaaaggatagcaaGCCACCCAGAGAGTGCAGCAGGCATGGAGGCAGGAGCAAGGCTGGTGTCCCCGAGCAGCAGCAGGGAAGCCGGAGTGGCTGGACTTGTGTGGGTatggggaagaggggagagaggtCACTCGTCTCTGTTAGGCACAGGACCTTGTTTTATTCCCTGCTGTACCCCCAGCACTTAGGTTGGGAGCTAGCACAGAGAAGGCACTCAATTGATGTTTGCTGAGCAGATGAATGCCTGGAGTAGACCTCAGAGCAGGGTTTGGTGGCAGGGTGGGTCAGGGAGAGAGTTTACTCAAAAGCCTGGTGATAGGGGAGAACAAGAGGCCAGAGGGTATCCATCTATGTCGGGGACCAGGGGTCCCTGGTGGGCAGCAGTGTGGGAGACACACGGATCTTGGCCACACCTCAGGCCTTCCTCCAGCCTGAttacctgcctccctcccttgcaGAGGTTCCGGTTCTGTGGTGATCTGGACTGTCCCGACTGGGTCTTGGCAGAAATCAGCACGCTGGCCAAGATGGTTGAGTGCACAGGGTCTAGTCTGGGTGGAGGAGGGGTGTTGGGCTGGGGATTGTGGGTGTAGAGGATGGTGAGGTTTCTCTGGGGTTAGGGCGTCAGTGCTCTCAGCCTGTGCTACCATGCTTTGTGACCTTGATCAGTGGCTGGCCTGCTCTGAGCCTGTCCCCAGGAAGGAGGGGTGAGGTTTGCCAGCCTGGCTGATGTAAGGACTTCCCTTCCAGTCCTCTGTGAAGTTGCGGCTGCTCTGCAGCCAGGTACTAAAGGAGCTGCTGGGACAGGGAATTGATGTGAGTACAAGACCCAGCACCCCATTGTCCCATGACCTTATGACCCCCACTGCCCTGAAACTGTGCACTAGACCCGGGGAGACAGGTGAACCAGCCTCTCAACCTCTCTGGgcacctcccttccttctttccagctTGTCTGTTCCTTATCGCAGGATCCAGGCTAGGGGTGAGGGGCTGGTGAGCAGGGGCCTGGCACCCCCTGAAGGTCTCCTTTCCCCTTAGTATGAGAAGATCCTGAAGCTCACGGCTGACGCCAAGTTTGGTGAGTACCTTGCTGAGTCTACAGGCCCCAGGCAACCCTGCGAACTTGGCCTGGTACCTGGTACAGAGGGGCCCCCTACCCCTCCCAGCAGCATCCTTAACTTACCTTCCGTAGTGGAGGAGCATGAGGGAAAGAAAGACTGACAGTCCCACCTTCTTGTCCTCTGCCAGCTCCTGGTGGAGCAGTAGCAGTGCCTGTGGCTCCAGGAGGCCTGGGGACTTTGAGCTGAAGTTAATAGGGCAAAAGGGAGGTGGCTGGGCCCACAGTGACACCCCTGTCCCATATACGGGTCCCTCAGAGTCAGGCGATGTGAAGGCCACAGTGGCAGTGCTGAGTTTCATCCTCTCCAGTGCGGCCAAGCACAGTGTCGATGGCGAATCCTTGTCCAGTGAACTGCAGCAGCTGGGGCTGCCCAAAGGTACGGGTTGTGGGTGGGCAGCTGGGCAGCCTGTGGGCCAAGGGCTGCTAGAGAGGGGGACGGACCCTGAGGTGTACCCTGCCCTGTTTGGGCCAGGAGCCCAAGCTCAGCTCCCACCTGCTACCTCCAGAGCTACTCCATTCTACCCCCAGAGCACGCGGCCAGCCTGTGCCGCTGTTATGAGGAGAAGCAAAGCCCCTTGCAGAAGCACTTGCGGATCTGCAGCCTACGCAGTAAGTATGAGGCCAGCCAGGGTCCGGGCTCATTCTAGAAAGTGCACGCAGCACGCAAAGTGCATGGAGAGTCCAGGGAGACGACTTAACCATGGTCACATGGTTACTAGCAGCCGTAGAGCTGGGACCTGGCCCTGGGTCTCCTGACTCCCCCCAAGGTTTCTTGTCACTGAGGTCTGCTGTGGGTGATCCAAACTTATTATCGGGCACTGCCCTGTTCTGAGCCTGGGTCAGCAAGATGGGAGCTTCTTAGAGGCCACATAGCCTTAAAAGGTTGAGAGCTGAGCCAGGGTGTCGGCTGAGGGCCACTTGTCTCGTCTGCTTTGATCCTGAGAGCCACCCACCCCATCTCACAGTGAATAGGTTGGCAGGTGTGGGCTGGCGGGTGGACTACACCCTGAGCTCCAGCCTGCTGCGGTCCGTGGAAGAGCCCATGGTGCACCTGCGGCTGGAGGTGGCAGCTGCCCCAGGGACCCCAGCCCAGCCTGTTGCCATGTCCCTCTCAGCAGACAAGTTCCAGGTCCTCCTCGCAGGTGAGGCTCAGCTATTCCTCAACGGGTAAGAGGCTCTCCCAGATCTGCCTGACTGCCTCCCGCCTGCCCACCTCTTCCCTCTGCAGAACTGAAGCAGGCCCAGACCCTGATGAGCTCCCTGGGCTGAGGAGAAGGGTGTTGCAGGCCTGTGTGGAGCCGCCCTGCCCGT
Coding sequences within it:
- the COMMD4 gene encoding COMM domain-containing protein 4 isoform X2, encoding MSSVKLRLLCSQVLKELLGQGIDYEKILKLTADAKFESGDVKATVAVLSFILSSAAKHSVDGESLSSELQQLGLPKEHAASLCRCYEEKQSPLQKHLRICSLRMNRLAGVGWRVDYTLSSSLLRSVEEPMVHLRLEVAAAPGTPAQPVAMSLSADKFQVLLAELKQAQTLMSSLG
- the COMMD4 gene encoding COMM domain-containing protein 4 isoform X1 → MRFRFCGDLDCPDWVLAEISTLAKMSSVKLRLLCSQVLKELLGQGIDYEKILKLTADAKFESGDVKATVAVLSFILSSAAKHSVDGESLSSELQQLGLPKEHAASLCRCYEEKQSPLQKHLRICSLRMNRLAGVGWRVDYTLSSSLLRSVEEPMVHLRLEVAAAPGTPAQPVAMSLSADKFQVLLAELKQAQTLMSSLG
- the COMMD4 gene encoding COMM domain-containing protein 4 isoform X3, whose translation is MRFRFCGDLDCPDWVLAEISTLAKMSSVKLRLLCSQVLKELLGQGIDYEKILKLTADAKFESGDVKATVAVLSFILSSAAKHSVDGESLSSELQQLGLPKEHAASLCRCYEEKQSPLQKHLRICSLRKLKQAQTLMSSLG